A single genomic interval of Armigeres subalbatus isolate Guangzhou_Male chromosome 1, GZ_Asu_2, whole genome shotgun sequence harbors:
- the LOC134213158 gene encoding seminal metalloprotease 1-like, with translation MNYLRLCFALSVCVGTILSLDDDNELETDNVEEDDENFEGDLILTPEQKSITDGRARNAMLAVKYKWPNGTVPYRINVDHFGPTQIEYIRKAMDTIESVSCVKFVEAKPNATKYVRIVSEKSGCSSHLGYRGKLQRLNLQSHFPGQGCFRLGTIMHELLHTLGFVHQQSASDRNDYVTISWDNIKPKHKHNFKKYDYYSVTDFDVKYDYDSILHYTPMAFSSNGMPTITPKDPNARIGQRERLSEGDILKLNRMYKCKGYKQKPK, from the exons ATGAAC TACTTACGATTATGCTTTGCACTCTCCGTTTGTGTTGGCACAATACTTTCGCTAGATGACGACAATGAATTGGAAACAGATAATGTGGAGGAAGACGATGAAAACTTCGAAGGAGACTTGATTCTTACACCAGAACAGAAAAGTATTACGGATGGAAGGGCACGAAATGCAATGTTGGCCGTGAAATACAAATGGCCTAATGGAACGGTGCCCTATCGGATCAATGTAGATCATTTTG GCCCCACTCAAATCGAGTACATTCGCAAAGCCATGGACACGATCGAATCCGTGTCATGCGTCAAATTTGTTGAGGCGAAACCAAACGCTACGAAGTATGTCCGGATAGTTTCGGAAAAAAGTGGATGTTCGTCGCATCTGGGGTACAGGGGAAAACTGCAACGGTTAAACCTTCAGAGTCACTTTCCCGGGCAAGGATGCTTCCGACTCGGTACAATTATGCATGAGCTTCTGCACACGTTGGGGTTTGTTCATCAGCAAAGCGCTTCTGATCGGAACGACTATGTGACGATCAGTTGGGATAATATTAAGCCCAAGCATAAGCACAATTTCAAGAAATACGATTACTACTCGGTGACTGACTTTGACGTGAAGTATGACTATGATAGCATTCTGCACTACACTCCAATGGCTTTTAGTAGCAATGGAATGCCCACAATCACGCCGAAAGATCCAAACGCCAGGATAGGACAACGTGAAAGGTTAAGTGAGGGAGACATTCTTAAGCTTAATCGAATGTATAAATGCAAAGGGTATaaacaaaaaccaaaataa